One part of the Acuticoccus sediminis genome encodes these proteins:
- a CDS encoding class I adenylate-forming enzyme family protein gives MTVRAHRAEGLRLEAHHGRVVACRAERLANVNALWQAALDANRDGEAVVDGGERLTYAELDERIARLAGGLAACGIGPGDRVAVRLGNSAAFVALVFAIARLGAILVPINVREEMEGMRHLLTDCGAALIVTEAEHAAAVPPPAETPACRNRFSIGAADGFRPYRELEAGAPVRTAAPVHEDETAAILYTSGTTGRSKGALLTHLGIVHQAATYRELFALTPADCTVLVVPMSHVTGLMAGIHATVAAAGRIVAMRTFDAAGFLETAARERLTFTILVPAMYNLFLMRARLADYDLGAWRIGGYGGAPMPAPTIERLAEALPNLNLVNAYGATETTSPMTLMDPSETARRRLSVGLATPGAEIVVMDDAGREVPTGETGELWHAGPMIVPGYWNNPEATAREFVGRFWKSGDIGSIDADGFVYVHDRKKDMINRGGFKIYTAEVEGVLLGVPGVREAAVIAKPCIVLGERVHAVVHADAGVTADALALACSVLTDYQRPESFTFNAGPLPRNANGKVLKRHLREALGFVSP, from the coding sequence GTGACCGTTCGGGCCCACCGCGCCGAAGGGCTGCGGCTGGAGGCGCACCACGGCCGCGTCGTCGCCTGCCGGGCCGAGCGGCTCGCCAACGTCAATGCCCTCTGGCAGGCCGCGCTCGACGCGAACCGGGACGGCGAGGCCGTCGTCGACGGCGGGGAACGGCTGACCTACGCCGAACTCGACGAGCGAATCGCCCGCCTCGCTGGCGGGCTCGCCGCCTGCGGCATCGGACCGGGTGACCGCGTCGCGGTGCGGCTCGGCAACTCCGCCGCCTTCGTCGCGCTCGTCTTCGCGATCGCCCGCCTCGGGGCGATCCTCGTGCCCATCAACGTGCGCGAGGAGATGGAGGGCATGCGCCATCTCCTCACCGACTGCGGCGCCGCGCTGATCGTCACCGAGGCGGAACACGCCGCGGCCGTTCCGCCGCCGGCGGAGACCCCGGCCTGCCGGAACCGGTTCTCCATCGGCGCCGCCGACGGCTTTCGCCCGTATCGCGAGCTCGAGGCCGGTGCGCCGGTCAGGACGGCCGCCCCGGTCCACGAGGACGAGACGGCCGCGATCCTCTACACCTCCGGCACGACCGGCCGCTCCAAGGGGGCGCTCCTCACCCACCTCGGCATCGTCCATCAGGCGGCGACCTACCGGGAGCTCTTCGCGCTCACGCCTGCCGACTGCACCGTCCTCGTCGTGCCGATGAGCCACGTGACCGGGCTGATGGCCGGTATCCACGCCACCGTCGCCGCCGCCGGGCGGATCGTCGCCATGCGCACCTTCGACGCGGCCGGCTTCCTCGAGACCGCGGCGCGCGAGCGGCTGACGTTCACGATCCTCGTCCCGGCGATGTACAACCTCTTCCTGATGCGCGCACGCCTCGCCGACTACGACCTCGGCGCCTGGCGAATCGGCGGCTATGGCGGCGCGCCGATGCCCGCCCCGACCATCGAGCGGCTCGCCGAGGCCCTCCCCAACCTCAACCTCGTCAACGCCTACGGCGCGACCGAGACGACCTCGCCGATGACCCTGATGGATCCCTCGGAGACGGCGCGCCGCAGGCTCAGCGTCGGGCTCGCGACGCCGGGCGCCGAGATCGTGGTGATGGACGACGCGGGGCGCGAGGTGCCCACTGGGGAGACCGGCGAGCTCTGGCACGCCGGGCCGATGATCGTCCCCGGATACTGGAACAACCCGGAGGCGACGGCGCGCGAGTTCGTCGGCCGCTTCTGGAAGTCGGGCGATATCGGATCGATCGACGCGGACGGGTTCGTCTACGTCCACGACCGCAAGAAGGACATGATCAACCGCGGCGGTTTCAAGATCTACACCGCCGAGGTGGAGGGCGTGCTGCTGGGCGTTCCGGGCGTGCGCGAAGCGGCGGTGATCGCCAAGCCCTGCATCGTCCTCGGAGAGAGGGTCCACGCCGTGGTGCATGCGGATGCGGGAGTCACGGCCGATGCGCTCGCCCTCGCCTGTTCGGTCCTGACGGACTATCAGCGGCCGGAGAGCTTCACGTTCAACGCCGGGCCGCTGCCGCGCAACGCGAACGGGAAGGTGTTGAAGCGCCACCTGCGCGAGGCGCTCGGCTTCGTGAGCCCTTAG
- a CDS encoding AMP-binding protein produces the protein MLPRVKTYEELQKAFHWEIPERYNIGVDICDRWAERVPDAPAIIDAKPDGTATTTTFGELRARSNQLAHALAARGVGRHGEVGDRIGVLLPQCVETALAHIASAKLGCVSIPLFTLFGVDALGHRLRDSGARAVITNRAGAARIAEIRAALPELEVVLCIDGAVEGAEDFSTACEGERVTFEPVDTLADDPAVLIYTSGTTGDPKGALHAHRVLLGHLPGVEVSHNLMPEDGDRFWTPADWAWIGGLLDVLMPALHHGIPVVACRFEKFTGEAALRLMAAQEVRNAFLPPTALKMMRLVPDADRFALTLRSVASGGETLSPELIDWGERVFGTTINEFYGQTECNMVVSSCSALEAVTPGVMGRAAPGHRVEVIDEVSGAILADGEEGAIAVLSPDPVMFLRYWNNPEATAEKFVDGPDGRWLLTGDRGTRDAGRFTFVGRNDDVISSAGYRIGPAEVENCLISHPAVQLAGVVGKPDPIRGAVVAAYVTLAEGYEPSDRLADEIAQHVKNRLAAHEYPRRVYFLSEMPLTTTGKIIRARLRDLAAGED, from the coding sequence GTGCTGCCGCGCGTGAAGACCTACGAGGAGCTCCAGAAGGCGTTCCACTGGGAGATCCCCGAGCGGTACAATATCGGCGTCGACATCTGCGACCGCTGGGCCGAGCGCGTTCCCGACGCGCCGGCGATCATCGACGCGAAGCCCGACGGAACGGCAACCACGACGACGTTCGGCGAACTGAGGGCGCGCTCCAACCAGCTCGCCCACGCGCTGGCGGCGCGCGGCGTCGGCCGGCACGGCGAGGTGGGCGACCGCATCGGCGTGCTGCTGCCGCAGTGCGTCGAGACGGCGCTCGCCCACATCGCATCGGCGAAGCTGGGGTGCGTCTCGATCCCGCTCTTCACCCTCTTCGGGGTCGACGCGCTGGGCCACCGCCTGCGCGACTCCGGCGCCAGGGCGGTGATCACCAACCGCGCCGGTGCGGCCCGGATCGCCGAGATCCGCGCCGCGCTCCCCGAGCTCGAAGTCGTCCTTTGCATCGACGGGGCGGTCGAGGGCGCCGAGGACTTCTCCACGGCCTGTGAGGGCGAGCGGGTGACGTTCGAGCCGGTGGACACGCTGGCGGACGATCCGGCGGTGCTCATCTACACCTCCGGCACGACGGGGGACCCGAAGGGCGCGCTCCATGCGCACCGGGTGCTCCTCGGCCACCTCCCCGGCGTCGAGGTGAGCCACAACCTGATGCCCGAGGACGGCGACAGGTTCTGGACGCCGGCGGACTGGGCATGGATCGGCGGGCTCCTCGACGTGCTGATGCCCGCGCTTCACCACGGGATTCCTGTGGTCGCCTGCCGGTTCGAGAAGTTCACCGGCGAGGCGGCGCTCCGGCTCATGGCCGCGCAGGAGGTGCGCAACGCCTTCCTGCCTCCGACGGCGCTGAAGATGATGCGGCTGGTGCCGGATGCCGACCGGTTCGCGCTGACCCTGCGCTCGGTGGCGAGCGGCGGGGAGACGCTGAGCCCGGAGCTGATCGACTGGGGCGAGCGGGTCTTCGGCACCACCATCAACGAGTTCTACGGGCAGACCGAGTGCAACATGGTGGTCTCCTCCTGCAGCGCGCTGGAGGCGGTGACGCCGGGTGTGATGGGCCGCGCCGCTCCGGGGCACCGGGTCGAGGTGATCGACGAGGTGAGCGGCGCGATCCTCGCCGATGGCGAGGAGGGGGCGATCGCGGTCCTGTCGCCGGATCCCGTCATGTTTCTGCGCTACTGGAATAACCCCGAGGCGACGGCGGAGAAGTTCGTCGACGGGCCAGACGGGCGCTGGCTCCTGACCGGCGATCGAGGCACCCGGGACGCGGGGCGGTTCACATTTGTCGGTCGTAACGACGATGTGATCAGCTCGGCCGGCTACCGCATCGGGCCGGCGGAGGTTGAAAATTGTCTCATTTCGCACCCGGCCGTGCAACTTGCTGGTGTGGTCGGCAAGCCCGACCCGATCCGCGGCGCGGTGGTGGCGGCGTACGTGACGCTGGCGGAGGGTTACGAGCCGTCCGACCGCCTCGCAGACGAGATCGCCCAGCACGTTAAGAACCGGCTCGCGGCGCACGAGTATCCGCGCCGGGTTTATTTCCTGAGTGAAATGCCTCTGACGACCACCGGGAAAATCATCCGCGCCCGTCTGCGCGATCTGGCGGCGGGCGAGGACTAA
- a CDS encoding acetyl/propionyl/methylcrotonyl-CoA carboxylase subunit alpha: MKKLLIANRGEIACRVIRTARRMGIATVAVFSEADRNALHVKMADEAVPIGPPPVAESYLKAGTIIAAARLTGADAIHPGYGFLSENPDFVDAVEAAGITFVGPPSSAIRAMGLKDAAKALMEKAGVAVVPGYHGEAQDAETLEREAERIGYPVLIKARAGGGGKGMRRVERPADFAAALEGAQREGQSSFGDPHCLIEKYIEKPRHIEIQVFGDRHGNVVHLNERDCSLQRRHQKVIEEAPAPGMPAEMRAAMGEAAVKAAQAIGYVGAGTIEFIVDGSEGLRPDRFWFMEMNTRLQVEHPVTEFVTGLDLVELQLRVAGGEPLPFDQSGVGLNGHAFEARIYAEDATRDFLPATGQLTTLRLPDGEGVRVDTGVAEGDRITPHYDPMIAKLIVWGPDRASALARLSRALGETRVAGSVTNVAFLARLAAHEGFAAGDVDTGVIGRDQAALTASAPPPAEAIAVAALAQLRRLAPVADDEPFAALAGFRSWGAARQAARFEGSDGRVDVPVIEDAGRFTVETPAGSTRLSVVDGSDPDRIRIAFGERIATVGIAHEAEAVTVFMDTLAYRFAHYSAEAHAEEGAGGDTVAAPMPGLVRAVRVAAGDTVETGQALVVLEAMKMEHTMTAPRDGVVAEVMVSPGDQVEEGTLLLALETED; this comes from the coding sequence ATGAAGAAGCTCCTCATCGCCAATCGCGGCGAGATCGCCTGCCGTGTCATCCGCACGGCCCGCCGGATGGGGATCGCCACCGTCGCGGTGTTCTCCGAGGCGGACCGCAACGCGCTCCATGTGAAGATGGCGGACGAGGCGGTGCCGATCGGCCCGCCCCCCGTCGCCGAGAGCTACCTGAAGGCCGGCACCATCATCGCCGCGGCGCGGCTGACCGGGGCCGATGCGATCCACCCCGGCTACGGCTTCCTGTCGGAGAACCCGGACTTTGTCGACGCCGTCGAGGCGGCGGGGATCACCTTCGTCGGCCCGCCGTCCTCGGCGATCCGGGCCATGGGCCTGAAGGACGCGGCCAAGGCGCTGATGGAGAAGGCCGGCGTCGCGGTCGTCCCCGGCTACCACGGCGAGGCGCAGGATGCCGAGACGCTGGAAAGGGAGGCCGAGCGGATCGGCTATCCCGTGCTGATCAAGGCGCGCGCGGGCGGCGGCGGCAAGGGCATGCGCCGGGTCGAGAGGCCGGCCGACTTCGCCGCCGCGCTGGAAGGAGCCCAGCGCGAGGGCCAGTCCTCCTTCGGCGACCCGCACTGCCTGATCGAGAAGTACATCGAGAAGCCGCGCCACATCGAGATCCAGGTGTTCGGCGACAGGCACGGCAACGTCGTCCATCTCAACGAGCGCGACTGCTCGCTGCAGCGGCGCCACCAGAAGGTCATCGAGGAGGCGCCCGCGCCGGGCATGCCGGCCGAGATGCGCGCCGCCATGGGCGAGGCGGCGGTGAAGGCCGCGCAGGCGATCGGCTACGTCGGCGCCGGGACCATCGAGTTCATCGTCGACGGCTCGGAGGGCCTGAGGCCGGACCGCTTCTGGTTCATGGAGATGAACACGCGCCTCCAGGTCGAGCACCCGGTCACCGAGTTCGTCACCGGCCTCGATCTCGTGGAGCTGCAGCTGCGGGTCGCGGGCGGCGAGCCGCTGCCGTTCGACCAGTCGGGCGTCGGCCTCAACGGCCACGCGTTCGAGGCGCGCATCTACGCCGAGGACGCGACGCGCGACTTCCTGCCGGCGACCGGCCAGCTCACCACGCTGAGGCTGCCGGACGGGGAGGGGGTGCGCGTCGACACCGGCGTCGCCGAGGGGGACCGTATCACACCCCACTACGACCCGATGATCGCCAAGCTGATCGTCTGGGGGCCGGACCGGGCGAGCGCGCTCGCGCGCCTGTCCCGCGCACTGGGCGAGACGCGCGTCGCCGGCTCGGTCACCAACGTCGCCTTCCTGGCCCGCCTCGCGGCGCACGAGGGCTTTGCGGCGGGCGACGTCGACACGGGCGTCATCGGCCGCGATCAGGCGGCGTTGACGGCATCGGCCCCGCCGCCGGCGGAGGCGATCGCCGTCGCGGCGCTGGCGCAGCTCCGCCGTCTGGCGCCGGTCGCGGACGACGAGCCGTTCGCCGCGCTCGCCGGCTTCCGGAGCTGGGGCGCCGCGCGGCAGGCCGCCCGGTTCGAGGGATCGGACGGGCGCGTCGACGTTCCCGTCATCGAGGACGCCGGGCGGTTCACGGTCGAGACGCCGGCCGGTTCCACCCGGCTCAGCGTCGTCGACGGGTCCGACCCCGACCGCATCCGGATCGCCTTCGGCGAGCGGATCGCGACCGTCGGGATCGCCCACGAGGCGGAGGCGGTCACCGTCTTCATGGACACGCTCGCCTACCGCTTCGCCCACTACAGCGCCGAGGCCCACGCGGAGGAGGGCGCGGGCGGCGACACCGTCGCGGCGCCGATGCCGGGTCTCGTCCGGGCCGTGCGGGTCGCGGCGGGCGACACCGTCGAGACGGGTCAGGCGCTCGTCGTGCTGGAGGCGATGAAGATGGAGCACACAATGACCGCGCCGCGCGACGGCGTGGTGGCCGAGGTCATGGTCTCGCCCGGAGACCAGGTCGAGGAGGGCACGCTCCTCCTCGCCCTCGAAACGGAGGACTGA
- a CDS encoding carboxyl transferase domain-containing protein, whose protein sequence is MTILTSAISARSEAFATNRAAMQAQFDVARAVAETAIAGGGEAARERHLKRGKLLPRDRVQGLLDPGSPFLEIGLFAANGMYGDEVPAAGAIAGIGRVMGREVMVLANDATVKGGTYYPVTVKKHLRAQEIAEENNLPCVYLVDSGGANLPNQDEVFPDRDHFGRIFYNQARMSAKGIPQIAVVMGSCTAGGAYVPAMSDETIIVARQGTIFLAGPPLVRAATGEIVTAEDLGGGDVHTRLSGVADHLATDDVHALELARRAVANRAQPRPGSVVLATPEPPHYDPAEIMGIVPADPKTPYDVREVIARVVDGSRFDEFKARYGTTLVCGFAHIWGIPVGIIANNGVLFAESSMKGAHFVELCSQQKIPLVFLQNITGFMVGRAYEAGGIAKHGAKLVTAVSTTAVPKITMLIGGSYGAGNYGMAGRAYQPRFLWTWPNSRIAVMGGEQAARVLAIVRRDGIERRGGTWSDEEEAAFKQPTIDMFERQSNPLYASARLWDDGIVDPVKTRDTLGLSLAATLNAPIPDTRFGLFRM, encoded by the coding sequence ATGACGATCCTGACCTCAGCCATCTCCGCCCGGTCCGAGGCGTTCGCCACCAACCGCGCCGCCATGCAGGCGCAGTTCGACGTGGCCCGTGCCGTCGCCGAGACGGCCATCGCCGGCGGCGGCGAGGCGGCGCGCGAGCGGCACCTCAAGCGCGGCAAGCTCCTGCCGCGCGACCGCGTGCAGGGGCTCCTCGATCCCGGCTCGCCGTTCCTCGAGATCGGCCTCTTCGCGGCGAACGGGATGTACGGCGACGAGGTGCCGGCGGCGGGGGCCATCGCCGGCATCGGCCGCGTCATGGGCCGCGAGGTGATGGTGCTCGCCAACGACGCGACGGTGAAGGGCGGCACCTACTACCCCGTCACCGTGAAGAAGCACCTTCGCGCGCAGGAGATCGCCGAGGAGAACAATCTCCCGTGCGTCTACCTCGTGGACTCGGGCGGGGCGAACCTTCCCAACCAGGACGAGGTGTTCCCGGACCGCGACCACTTCGGCCGCATCTTCTACAATCAGGCGCGCATGTCGGCGAAGGGGATCCCCCAGATCGCCGTCGTGATGGGCTCCTGCACGGCCGGCGGCGCCTACGTGCCGGCAATGAGCGACGAGACCATCATCGTCGCCAGGCAGGGCACCATCTTCCTCGCCGGCCCGCCGCTGGTGCGTGCGGCGACGGGAGAGATCGTGACGGCGGAGGACCTCGGCGGCGGTGACGTGCACACGCGCCTCTCGGGCGTTGCCGACCACCTCGCCACCGACGACGTCCACGCCCTGGAGCTCGCGCGCCGGGCGGTCGCCAACCGCGCCCAGCCGCGGCCCGGGTCCGTCGTCCTCGCGACGCCCGAGCCGCCGCACTACGACCCCGCCGAGATCATGGGCATCGTCCCCGCCGATCCGAAGACGCCCTACGACGTGCGCGAGGTGATCGCCCGCGTCGTCGACGGCTCGCGCTTCGACGAGTTCAAGGCCCGTTACGGCACCACGCTCGTCTGCGGCTTCGCCCACATCTGGGGCATTCCGGTCGGCATCATCGCCAACAACGGCGTGCTGTTCGCGGAAAGCTCGATGAAGGGCGCCCACTTCGTGGAGCTTTGCTCGCAGCAGAAGATCCCGCTGGTCTTCCTGCAGAACATCACCGGCTTCATGGTCGGCCGGGCCTACGAGGCGGGCGGCATCGCCAAGCACGGCGCCAAGCTGGTGACGGCGGTCTCCACCACGGCGGTGCCGAAGATCACCATGCTGATCGGCGGCTCCTACGGGGCGGGCAACTACGGCATGGCCGGCCGCGCCTACCAGCCGCGCTTCCTGTGGACGTGGCCGAACTCGCGCATCGCCGTCATGGGCGGCGAGCAGGCCGCGCGGGTTCTCGCCATCGTCCGGCGCGACGGCATCGAGCGGCGCGGCGGCACATGGTCGGACGAGGAGGAGGCGGCCTTCAAGCAGCCCACCATCGACATGTTCGAGCGCCAGTCCAACCCCCTCTACGCCTCCGCGCGCCTCTGGGACGACGGCATCGTCGACCCGGTGAAGACGCGCGACACGCTCGGCCTGTCTCTGGCCGCCACCCTCAACGCGCCGATCCCGGACACCCGGTTCGGCCTCTTCCGGATGTGA
- a CDS encoding isovaleryl-CoA dehydrogenase, with translation MNFALGEDIDALREMTHRFAQERIAPRAAEIDATNEFPMELWREMGELGLLGITVEEELGGSGMGYLAHCVAIEEISRASASVGLSYGAHSNLCVNQIRRNGTAEQKAKYLPGLISGEHVGSLAMSEPGAGSDVVSMKLRAEKRNDRFILNGTKMWITNGPDASTLVVYAKTDPDAGPKGITAFLIEKGMAGFTTAQKLDKLGMRGSNTCELVFENCEVPYESILGEEGGGVRVLMSGLDYERVVLAAGPLGIMAACLDVVVPYVHEREQFGKPIGEFQLMQGKLADMYVTMNACRAYVYAVAAACDRGETSRKDAAGCILYAAEKATQMALEAIQALGGNGYINEYPTGRLLRDAKLYEIGAGTSEIRRMLIGRELFAETA, from the coding sequence ATGAACTTCGCGCTCGGCGAGGATATCGACGCCCTGCGCGAGATGACGCACCGCTTCGCGCAGGAGCGGATCGCCCCGCGCGCGGCCGAGATCGACGCGACCAACGAGTTCCCGATGGAGCTGTGGCGCGAGATGGGCGAGCTCGGCCTCCTCGGCATCACGGTGGAGGAGGAGCTCGGCGGCTCGGGGATGGGCTACCTCGCCCACTGCGTCGCCATCGAGGAGATCTCCCGCGCCTCGGCCTCCGTCGGCCTTTCCTACGGCGCGCACTCCAACCTGTGCGTCAACCAGATCCGCCGCAACGGGACCGCCGAGCAGAAGGCGAAGTATCTTCCGGGCCTCATCTCCGGCGAGCACGTCGGCTCGCTGGCGATGTCGGAGCCGGGCGCGGGGTCGGACGTCGTCTCGATGAAGCTGCGGGCCGAGAAGCGCAACGACCGCTTCATCCTCAACGGCACCAAGATGTGGATCACCAACGGGCCGGACGCGTCCACGCTGGTCGTCTACGCCAAGACCGATCCGGACGCCGGGCCTAAGGGCATCACCGCCTTCCTGATCGAGAAGGGCATGGCCGGCTTCACCACCGCCCAGAAGCTCGACAAGCTCGGCATGCGCGGCTCCAACACCTGCGAACTGGTGTTCGAGAACTGCGAGGTCCCCTACGAGAGCATCCTCGGCGAGGAAGGGGGCGGCGTGCGCGTCCTGATGTCGGGGCTCGATTACGAGCGCGTGGTGCTGGCCGCCGGGCCGCTCGGCATCATGGCAGCCTGCCTCGACGTGGTGGTGCCCTACGTCCACGAGCGCGAGCAGTTCGGAAAGCCCATCGGCGAGTTCCAGCTGATGCAGGGCAAGCTCGCGGACATGTACGTCACGATGAACGCCTGCCGCGCCTACGTCTACGCGGTGGCCGCCGCCTGCGACCGGGGCGAGACGTCCCGCAAGGACGCCGCCGGATGCATCCTCTACGCGGCCGAGAAGGCCACGCAGATGGCGCTGGAGGCGATCCAGGCGCTGGGCGGCAACGGCTACATCAACGAGTACCCGACCGGCCGCCTGCTGCGCGACGCCAAGCTCTACGAGATCGGCGCCGGCACCTCCGAGATCCGCCGCATGCTGATCGGCCGCGAGCTCTTCGCCGAGACGGCGTAA
- a CDS encoding TetR/AcrR family transcriptional regulator: protein MLDKSQGTREVIRQAAERLFARKSYGAVSMRDIAGAVGIRQSAIYNHFPSKQAILADLMVTHMESLLDAWEEARLEDAPPTERLANFARFHIAHHFDQATAVFIAYMELRSLEEDNFAAVNAMRRRYELAVRQILADGVEAGVFQVPDVNVGARALIAMLTGVTTWYREGGRLSRETIAEIYVEMTLRSVGLETGAGRSLCSTRP from the coding sequence ATGCTCGATAAAAGCCAAGGCACCCGCGAGGTCATCCGCCAAGCCGCCGAGCGTCTGTTCGCCCGGAAGAGCTACGGCGCGGTGTCCATGCGCGATATCGCCGGCGCCGTCGGCATCCGCCAGAGCGCGATCTACAACCACTTCCCGTCCAAGCAGGCGATCCTGGCCGATCTCATGGTCACCCACATGGAGAGCCTGCTCGACGCCTGGGAGGAGGCACGGCTCGAGGACGCGCCGCCGACGGAGCGCCTCGCCAACTTCGCCCGCTTCCACATCGCCCACCACTTCGACCAGGCGACCGCGGTCTTCATCGCGTACATGGAGCTGCGCAGCCTGGAGGAGGACAATTTCGCCGCCGTCAACGCCATGCGCCGCCGCTACGAGCTGGCGGTCCGCCAGATCCTCGCCGACGGCGTCGAGGCCGGCGTCTTCCAGGTGCCCGACGTCAATGTCGGCGCCCGGGCGCTCATCGCCATGCTGACGGGCGTGACCACGTGGTACCGCGAGGGCGGCCGCCTCTCGCGTGAGACCATCGCCGAGATTTATGTTGAGATGACACTACGGAGCGTCGGCCTCGAGACCGGCGCCGGGAGGAGCCTGTGTTCGACAAGACCATGA
- a CDS encoding ABC transporter ATP-binding protein, translating to MEPGESLLDVRDVSLRFGGVRALTNVSFTVNKGEVFSIIGPNGAGKTSMLNCISGRYRPTEGDVQFKGASLLKRSINDRARLGIGRTFQNLALFGHMSVLDNILVGRHHLLKNNVLTGMLYWVGGARREELAERRRVEEIIDFLEIQHVRGEPAGTLSYGLRKRVELARAMAIEPELILLDEPMAGMNLEEKEDMARYIIALSEEFGMTTVMIEHDMGVVMDLSDRVIVLDFGQKIAGGTPAEVLADEHVKKAYLGEEDEMLDALASSEMEGV from the coding sequence TTGGAGCCTGGCGAGTCGCTGCTCGACGTGCGCGATGTGTCGCTCCGCTTCGGCGGCGTGCGGGCACTGACGAACGTCTCGTTCACCGTCAACAAGGGCGAGGTGTTCTCGATCATCGGTCCCAACGGGGCCGGCAAGACCTCGATGCTGAACTGCATTTCCGGCCGCTACAGGCCGACCGAGGGCGACGTGCAGTTCAAGGGCGCCTCGCTGCTGAAGCGGTCGATCAATGATCGCGCCCGGCTCGGCATCGGCCGCACGTTCCAGAACCTCGCCCTGTTCGGCCACATGTCGGTGCTCGACAACATCCTCGTCGGCCGCCACCACCTGCTCAAGAACAACGTCCTCACCGGGATGCTCTACTGGGTCGGCGGCGCGCGGCGGGAGGAGCTCGCCGAACGGCGGCGCGTCGAGGAGATCATCGACTTCCTCGAGATCCAGCATGTGCGCGGCGAGCCGGCGGGCACCCTCTCCTACGGCCTCAGGAAGCGCGTCGAGCTGGCGCGCGCCATGGCGATCGAGCCCGAACTCATCCTCCTCGACGAGCCGATGGCCGGCATGAACCTCGAGGAGAAGGAGGACATGGCCCGCTACATCATCGCTCTCTCCGAGGAGTTCGGCATGACCACCGTCATGATCGAGCACGACATGGGCGTCGTGATGGACCTCTCCGACCGCGTCATCGTCCTCGACTTCGGCCAGAAGATCGCCGGCGGCACGCCCGCGGAGGTGCTGGCCGACGAGCACGTGAAGAAGGCCTACCTCGGCGAGGAGGACGAGATGCTGGACGCCCTCGCCTCCTCCGAGATGGAGGGCGTTTGA